The sequence GGCTCGATGTGGGCCTACGGAGAACAAATGGCAATTAATTATCTGGATCTTCCTATTGGACGCAAGTATCCCTATGAAGTGGATTGCGTCGTGGAAATCGGCAAAGACACGAACTTGAAGTATGAATATGATGAACGTTTGCACGTGTTTCGTCTGGACCGTTGCCTTTTGAGTTCCATGAGCTATCCTTGCACGTACGGTTTTATCCCGAGTACCAAGGCTGACGATGGTGACGCTTTGGATATGCTGATTTATAGCCCGGCTTCCATGATTACGGGAACGGTTTGCACATGCCGCGTCATTGGTGCGCTTGACATGACTGATGGCGGCAAGAAGGACTACAAGGTTTTGGGCGTGCCTATATTTAACCCGCGTCCGTTCTGCGATATTACCGATGTCGACCAAATGTTCCTCCGCATTACGAAGAACTTTTTCCAGAACTACAAGGAACTGGAAGGCAAGGACGTGCAGATTGGTGAATGGAAGAACGCCGCTTTTGCTCGTGAAATAGTGATTGCGGCGCACAAGGCTTATTTCCAGAATCAGGTTCAAGTGCCGGAATCCTGCTACCAGGAACCCGAACACGACGAAAAAATCACCGCTGAAGAACTAATCTAAAGGCGAGTGCTGCGACCGTGCTTGCACGGGTATAGCCGAGCCGCATATTAGAGAACCGCAAAGCGGTAAGTTGATATAAGCCGAGTGTTGCAAAAACGAGCTTGCTCGTTTTTATAACCGAGGCGCAATATCTAAAAAACAACGAAGTTGTTTTTTAATTTAAAGGCGAGCGACGCGAAGCGGTAAATCGATATAATACTAGCCCCCGGAGTTCGGGCTAGTTTGCTGTGGATAATTTACCTCGGCCTTGTGCCGGGGTTTGTTTTATTGTGAAAATATTTTGGGAAAAGATGGTTTTGTAATAAAATATTTAATATATTGTTTTCGATGTAACATTTAAAGTATAATGAGGTCATATGAATAAGCTTATGCTTACCTGCGCTATGTCGCTGATGCTGCTTAGCACATCTGCTTTGGCATTGACGATTAACGTTGAACCCAAGAAGGATGAACGCTCCCGCGCTCTTCCTTCGCCTCCTTCTCCGGTAAAGCCTATGGTCACCTGCAAGTTTGCTGAACCGAAGTGCGACAGTCACGACAGAATTCATGCAGAACGTTACGACAACGATCAGAAAATGTATAGCCGTGGCGAATGCTATCGTGGTGAAAAGGAACGTAAGTTCGATTTCTATTGCACTAACGGCGAAGTTTGGATGCAGATTGATTACCGTCGCGACCGCGCTGACCGTATCGAATGCATGGACCCGAAGCGTCATAAGTACTTTGTCGCTCGCAGTGTTCGCGAATGCGAAGACCTCCATGCTGATTACAACCGTCCGGAACCGCCGCGTAAAAAGCATCATCATCGTAACTACCGCGACTAAGTCTTAAAAATGGCGAGCTTTCGCTCGCGTAGTTAACGAAAAACCGCAGCTGTTTGCTGCGGCTTTTCTTTTTAATGGAAATCCCGGCTCAGGGCCGGGAATGTCGATAATCATAAATGTCATTCTATTGCCTCGAAGAGGCAATAGAATCCATGAATTTTTAACCTTTGTATCCCTTCGGGTTTTGCTTTTGCCAGTTCCAGGAATCGCGGCACATTTCTTCGATGCCGTATTGAGCCTTCCAGCCGAGTTCATCGAATGCTTTTTGCGGATTGCAGTAACAGGTGGCGATGTCGCCTGCGCGTCGCGGCTTGATGCTGTAAGGGATTTTTACTTTGTTTACATTCTCGAAAGCATGGACAACGTCAAGCACGGAATAACCGTGGCCCGTACCGAGGTTGTATATGGCGAGTCCGCACTTGCGCTCAATTGCTTGGAGTGCTGCGACGTGACCTGCGGCGAGGTCGCAAACGTGGATGTAGTCGCGAACGCCTGTGCCGTCTGGAGTGTTGTAGTCGTTGCCGAATACGCCGAGTTCCTTGCGGAGACCGACTGCGGTCTGCGTAATGTACGGCATTAGGTTGTTCGGAATGCCGTTCGGGTCTTCGCCGATGCGACCGCTCGGGTGTGCGCCAATCGGGTTGAAGTAGCGGAGCAAAACTATGTTCCATTCCGGATCTGCTTTTTGCACATCGCGGAGTACTTCTTCGAGCATGGACTTTGTTTTACCGTAAGGGTTGGTGCATTCACCCTTGGGGCATTCTTCGGTAATCGGGATGATGGCTGGATTACCGTAAACCGTGGCTGACGAACTGAAAATGAGGTTCTTGCAACCATGATTACGCATGGCGTTCAACAATACGAACGTGGCGTTCATGTTGTTTTCGTAGTATTCGAGCGGCTTGGTGACCGATTCGCCCACGGCCTTGAGCCCAGCGAAATGGATGCATGCGTCAAATTTATTTTCGCTAAAAATCTTGTCCATGGCGGCTGCGTCACGGACGTCGGCGTTCACAAACGGGATAGTGGAGCCTACGAGTTCGCCCACGCGTCGGAGAGATTCGTTGCTTGAGTTCACAAGGTTATCGACTACAACGACAGAATGGCCTGCTTTATAAAGTTCAATAATCGTATGGCTTCCGATGTAACCGGCGCCTCCCATAACTGCTATTTTCATGATTGCTCCAAAGATTATAGTTTGGGACATAATATACGAAAATTTTTAGATTGTGTTTTATGAGTGAGTGTGTGGGGACATGCTTAACTTCAACAGAAAAATATCGCATTCTTCAGGCCTATTTTGCGTTTCTCCCAAAAATGTTTTTCCGGTTCTGTAGTCCTTGTTTCTATATACAACATGGTGTTGCATATGTAGTATATTTGTGCTGTATTTTGTTAAAATTGCTTGATTTTAATTAAATTTCTTAAATTTTGTTGCATAAAGTATTGACTTTGCGAAAAATAATGGTTATATTGGAAGTGTGAAAAGATAAAGGAGATTATTATGAAAAAGCTTTCGATTTTTGCTTGCTCGATGTTTGCTGCATTTATGTTTGCCGCTTGTAGCGATGAACCCGTGGCGGGGGCAGTTTCGCCTGTAGGTGGTGGAACCGTGTTGGATTCCACGCGCAATATGTCTGTCAATTTTAAAGGTTGTTACGGCCATCCCTATGATTATGCCTTGAAGAAATCCGCTGCGGCAAATCCAAAGGCTTATTTGGTTGTCGATGAAGCGGGATACCATGTGGTTGTTCCGAATATCTCTGATGCTTGCGATTATGCAAACATTGTGTTCAATAATCAACGTGTACTCGATACGCTAAAAATCAATTTTGATGGGGATCCGGCAGATTGCATGTGCATTACCGACGAATGGTTTACTA is a genomic window of Fibrobacter succinogenes containing:
- the galE gene encoding UDP-glucose 4-epimerase GalE; amino-acid sequence: MKIAVMGGAGYIGSHTIIELYKAGHSVVVVDNLVNSSNESLRRVGELVGSTIPFVNADVRDAAAMDKIFSENKFDACIHFAGLKAVGESVTKPLEYYENNMNATFVLLNAMRNHGCKNLIFSSSATVYGNPAIIPITEECPKGECTNPYGKTKSMLEEVLRDVQKADPEWNIVLLRYFNPIGAHPSGRIGEDPNGIPNNLMPYITQTAVGLRKELGVFGNDYNTPDGTGVRDYIHVCDLAAGHVAALQAIERKCGLAIYNLGTGHGYSVLDVVHAFENVNKVKIPYSIKPRRAGDIATCYCNPQKAFDELGWKAQYGIEEMCRDSWNWQKQNPKGYKG
- a CDS encoding inorganic diphosphatase; translated protein: MAINYLDLPIGRKYPYEVDCVVEIGKDTNLKYEYDERLHVFRLDRCLLSSMSYPCTYGFIPSTKADDGDALDMLIYSPASMITGTVCTCRVIGALDMTDGGKKDYKVLGVPIFNPRPFCDITDVDQMFLRITKNFFQNYKELEGKDVQIGEWKNAAFAREIVIAAHKAYFQNQVQVPESCYQEPEHDEKITAEELI